The Streptomyces camelliae genome window below encodes:
- a CDS encoding AAA family ATPase, producing the protein MFTSVDDVSARLAETGYLASPAVATTVFLADRLGKPLLVEGPAGVGKTELAKAVAQVAGARLVRLQCYEGVDESRALYEWNHAKQLLRITAGRDESWDETRTDIFSEEFLLPRPLLTAIRGDEPTVLLIDETDKADVEMEGLLLEVLSDFQITVPELGTVTATRRPFVVLTSNAGRELSEALRRRCLFLHIGFPEEELERRIVRLKVPGLTEALTESVVRVVGALRAMDLRKAPSVAETVDWARTLLALGAGALDETVVRDSLGVILKHQDDIQKAAAKLDLDAL; encoded by the coding sequence TTGTTCACGTCCGTCGACGACGTCTCCGCCCGCCTCGCCGAGACCGGCTACCTCGCCTCGCCCGCCGTCGCGACGACCGTGTTCCTCGCCGACCGGCTGGGCAAGCCGTTGCTGGTGGAGGGTCCGGCCGGGGTGGGCAAGACCGAGCTGGCCAAGGCGGTCGCCCAGGTGGCCGGGGCGCGGCTGGTCCGGCTCCAGTGCTACGAGGGCGTGGACGAGTCCCGCGCGCTGTACGAGTGGAACCACGCCAAACAGCTGCTGCGCATCACCGCGGGCCGCGACGAGAGCTGGGACGAGACCCGCACCGACATCTTCAGCGAGGAGTTCCTGCTCCCCCGCCCGCTGCTCACCGCCATCCGCGGGGACGAGCCGACCGTGCTGCTCATCGACGAGACCGACAAGGCCGACGTCGAGATGGAGGGACTGCTGCTGGAGGTGCTCAGCGACTTCCAGATCACGGTCCCGGAGCTGGGCACGGTCACCGCGACCCGCCGCCCGTTCGTCGTCCTGACCTCCAACGCCGGCCGGGAGCTGTCCGAGGCGCTGCGCCGCCGCTGCCTGTTCCTGCACATCGGCTTCCCCGAGGAGGAGCTGGAGCGGCGGATCGTCCGGCTGAAGGTGCCGGGCCTCACCGAGGCGCTCACCGAGTCGGTGGTCCGGGTGGTCGGGGCGCTGCGCGCGATGGACCTGCGCAAGGCTCCGTCCGTCGCCGAGACCGTCGACTGGGCGCGCACCCTGCTGGCCCTGGGCGCCGGCGCGCTGGACGAGACGGTCGTACGGGACAGTCTCGGAGTGATCCTCAAGCACCAGGACGACATCCAGAAGGCGGCGGCGAAGCTCGACCTGGACGCGCTGTGA
- a CDS encoding TetR/AcrR family transcriptional regulator, translating into MATTDKASSRDRLLDATAELSYRDGVGIGIEALCRQAGVSKRSMYQLFDSKDAMLAASLERRAAWYEAQLAHPHPETATPRERILHVFEQVTKAAADPDYHGCPYLAVLVELKDPGHPASVVARGVKDRLTRTFRTEAERGGARDPELLARQLVLVFDGASARAGAKVENLADGLAVTTVTALMDAAGMA; encoded by the coding sequence ATGGCCACCACCGACAAGGCGTCCTCCCGCGACCGGCTGCTCGACGCCACCGCCGAACTCTCCTACCGCGACGGCGTCGGCATCGGCATCGAGGCACTGTGCCGGCAGGCGGGCGTCTCCAAGCGGTCGATGTACCAGCTCTTCGACAGCAAGGACGCGATGCTGGCCGCGAGCCTGGAGCGGCGCGCCGCGTGGTACGAGGCCCAGCTCGCCCACCCCCACCCGGAGACCGCGACCCCGCGCGAGCGCATCCTGCACGTCTTCGAGCAGGTGACGAAGGCCGCCGCGGACCCCGACTACCACGGCTGCCCCTACCTGGCCGTCCTCGTCGAGCTGAAGGACCCCGGACACCCGGCGAGCGTCGTCGCCCGCGGCGTCAAGGACCGTCTGACGCGGACCTTCCGCACCGAGGCGGAGCGCGGCGGCGCCCGCGACCCCGAACTCCTGGCCCGCCAGCTCGTGCTCGTCTTCGACGGTGCGAGCGCGCGGGCCGGCGCGAAGGTGGAAAACCTGGCGGACGGACTGGCCGTGACGACGGTGACAGCGCTGATGGACGCGGCCGGGATGGCTTGA
- a CDS encoding ABC transporter permease encodes MSTLAAAWHWLTDPAHWSGDDGIRHRLLQHLVLTVVCLAVSCAIALPVALVLGHLGKGGALAVNVSNAGRAVPTFAVLVLLLLTPVGRWGEGPTVVALVLFAVPPLLTNAYVGMREVDRSVVRAARGMGMTGRQMLLRVELPLALPLVLTGVRIAAVQLVATATIAALAGGGGLGRIITAGFNLASTPQVVAGAILVAVFALVVEGAFEVAERLAPARVRGGR; translated from the coding sequence ATGAGCACGCTCGCCGCCGCCTGGCACTGGCTCACCGACCCCGCGCACTGGTCCGGCGACGACGGCATCCGGCACCGGCTGCTTCAGCACCTCGTCCTCACCGTGGTCTGTCTCGCCGTCAGCTGTGCGATCGCGCTGCCGGTCGCCCTGGTCCTCGGCCACCTCGGCAAGGGCGGCGCGCTCGCCGTGAACGTCTCCAACGCCGGCCGGGCCGTGCCCACCTTCGCCGTCCTGGTGCTGCTGCTCCTCACCCCGGTCGGCAGGTGGGGCGAGGGTCCGACGGTGGTGGCCCTGGTGCTGTTCGCCGTCCCCCCGCTGCTCACCAACGCCTACGTCGGCATGCGCGAGGTCGACCGCAGCGTCGTGCGGGCGGCGCGTGGCATGGGGATGACGGGGCGGCAGATGCTGCTGCGCGTGGAACTCCCGCTGGCGCTGCCGCTGGTCCTGACCGGGGTCAGGATCGCCGCCGTCCAGCTGGTCGCCACCGCCACCATCGCCGCGCTCGCGGGCGGCGGCGGCCTCGGCCGGATCATCACCGCCGGTTTCAACCTGGCCAGCACGCCCCAGGTGGTCGCCGGCGCGATCCTGGTGGCCGTGTTCGCGCTCGTCGTGGAAGGGGCGTTCGAGGTCGCCGAACGGCTGGCGCCGGCGCGTGTCCGGGGCGGCCGATGA
- a CDS encoding ABC transporter ATP-binding protein: MIRFEQVTKRYPDGTTAVDDLSFEVAEGELVTLVGPSGCGKTTTMMMVNRLIEPTSGRILVGGEDIAGVDPVRLRRRIGYVIQQVGLFPHRTVLDNTATVPALLGWQRARARARAAELLELVGLDPTTYGPRYPEQLSGGQRQRVGVARALAADPPVLLMDEPFGAVDPVVREQLQDEFLRMQAAVRKTVLLVTHDIEEAVRLGDRIAVYGQGRIEQFDTPGAVLGAPATPYVASFVGADRGLKRLSVTAVEPDDLEQPPVARPDEPADRARERLRAEDARWAVVLDRQGDLHGWVGIEALAEGGTVGDHTHRMTAWVPVGAPLKQAFGVMLQYDAGWVAVLDGARFLGVLTPAKLHEALRRSVDADARGVARGQVPFDSVSDA, encoded by the coding sequence ATGATCCGGTTCGAGCAGGTCACCAAGCGGTATCCGGACGGTACGACGGCCGTGGACGACCTGTCCTTCGAGGTCGCCGAGGGCGAGCTGGTCACGCTCGTCGGGCCGTCCGGCTGCGGCAAGACGACGACCATGATGATGGTGAACCGGCTCATCGAACCGACCTCCGGCCGGATCCTCGTCGGCGGCGAGGACATCGCCGGCGTCGACCCCGTGCGGCTGCGCCGCCGGATCGGCTATGTCATCCAGCAGGTGGGCCTCTTCCCGCACCGCACCGTCCTCGACAACACCGCGACGGTGCCCGCGCTGCTCGGCTGGCAGCGGGCCAGAGCCCGGGCGCGGGCGGCCGAGCTGCTCGAACTGGTCGGGCTCGACCCGACGACATACGGCCCGCGCTACCCCGAACAGCTGTCCGGCGGGCAGCGGCAGCGGGTCGGGGTGGCGCGGGCGCTCGCCGCGGATCCGCCGGTGCTGCTGATGGACGAGCCGTTCGGCGCGGTCGACCCGGTGGTGCGCGAGCAGTTGCAGGACGAGTTCCTGCGCATGCAGGCCGCGGTGCGCAAGACGGTGCTGCTGGTCACCCACGACATCGAGGAGGCCGTCCGGCTCGGCGACCGGATCGCCGTGTACGGGCAGGGGCGCATCGAGCAGTTCGACACGCCCGGCGCGGTGCTGGGGGCACCCGCCACGCCGTACGTCGCCTCCTTCGTGGGCGCCGACCGGGGGCTGAAGCGGCTGTCGGTCACCGCGGTCGAGCCGGACGATCTGGAACAGCCACCGGTGGCCCGGCCGGACGAGCCGGCCGACCGGGCCCGGGAGCGGCTGCGGGCCGAGGACGCACGCTGGGCGGTCGTCCTCGACCGCCAGGGCGACCTGCACGGCTGGGTCGGCATCGAGGCTCTGGCGGAGGGCGGCACGGTCGGGGACCACACCCACCGGATGACCGCGTGGGTGCCGGTCGGCGCGCCGCTGAAGCAGGCGTTCGGGGTGATGCTCCAGTACGACGCCGGGTGGGTCGCGGTCCTGGACGGCGCGCGTTTCCTCGGCGTGCTCACCCCGGCGAAGCTGCACGAGGCGCTGCGCCGCTCGGTGGACGCGGACGCGCGGGGGGTGGCGCGCGGACAGGTGCCGTTCGACTCGGTGTCGGACGCCTGA
- a CDS encoding zinc-dependent alcohol dehydrogenase family protein, with the protein MAKTVRFHEAGGPEVLRLEEREPGEPGPGEVRLRIEAIGLNRAEALFRRDVYIEPVKRFPARLGNEASGVVEALGPDVTGLDVGQAVSVLPSFSPNDYGVYAERALVPAAALVPRPDGVDAVTGAAVWMPYLTAYGAMAETGGMRAADVAVVNAASSSLGLAAIQTANRLGATPIAVTRTRAKRERLLEAGAAQVIVSDEEDVTGRVRELTGGRGAEFVLDAVAGPGVTELARAVAADGTLLLWGAQSGQPTPYPGFELNMPALNMRTFTMLEITRDPARLRRAKAFITAGLRTGMLRPVVDRLFPLQDIVAAHRYLESNEQFGKIVVTV; encoded by the coding sequence ATGGCGAAGACGGTGCGCTTCCACGAGGCCGGCGGGCCCGAGGTGCTGCGGCTGGAGGAACGGGAACCGGGTGAGCCGGGTCCCGGGGAGGTGCGCCTGCGCATCGAGGCGATCGGACTCAACCGGGCGGAGGCCCTGTTCCGCCGGGACGTCTACATCGAGCCGGTGAAACGGTTTCCCGCGCGGCTGGGCAACGAGGCCTCCGGAGTGGTGGAGGCGCTCGGACCGGACGTGACCGGTCTCGACGTCGGCCAGGCCGTGAGCGTGCTGCCCAGCTTCTCCCCCAACGACTACGGGGTGTACGCCGAGCGGGCGCTGGTGCCGGCCGCCGCGCTCGTGCCCCGGCCGGACGGGGTGGACGCGGTCACCGGGGCCGCCGTGTGGATGCCGTACCTCACCGCGTACGGGGCGATGGCGGAGACCGGCGGAATGCGGGCGGCGGACGTGGCGGTCGTGAACGCGGCCTCCAGCAGCCTCGGGCTGGCCGCGATCCAGACGGCGAACCGGCTCGGCGCCACGCCGATCGCCGTCACCCGGACCCGGGCCAAGCGGGAACGGCTGCTCGAAGCGGGCGCCGCGCAGGTGATCGTCTCCGACGAGGAGGACGTGACCGGCCGGGTGCGCGAGCTGACCGGCGGCCGGGGCGCCGAGTTCGTCCTCGACGCCGTGGCCGGACCGGGCGTGACGGAGCTGGCCCGGGCGGTGGCGGCCGACGGGACACTGCTGCTGTGGGGCGCACAGAGCGGGCAGCCGACGCCGTATCCCGGGTTCGAACTGAACATGCCGGCGCTGAACATGCGGACGTTCACCATGCTGGAGATCACCCGCGATCCCGCGCGGCTGCGGCGCGCGAAGGCGTTCATCACCGCCGGGCTGCGCACCGGCATGCTGCGGCCGGTCGTGGACCGGCTCTTCCCGCTCCAGGACATCGTGGCGGCCCACCGGTACCTGGAGTCGAACGAGCAGTTCGGCAAGATCGTCGTGACCGTCTGA
- a CDS encoding ABC transporter substrate-binding protein, with the protein MRRALPAVALLTLTACTTGPALENRGEVTAPPGDSHHLTIGSAGFTESDLLAQMYAQLLNRAGYRTSMITVANRELYEPALESGQIDVVPEYAATFADWLNAKAHGADAEPVGSPDLGRTMKALRRLAAPRGLTVLPPGRAVDQNAFAVRADYAREHRLRTLADLGASGLRVRLAAGDECVRRPYCAPGLKKVYGIDITGVDPKGVGTTQAKRAVQEGRDQMVLTTTTDATLDSFGLVLLADDRHLQNADYIVPVVNRARAGSESVAKALGKLNDVLTTADLAAMNQQVDSWRRLPADVARTYLKEQGLLR; encoded by the coding sequence ATGAGAAGAGCCCTGCCGGCCGTCGCCCTCCTCACCCTCACCGCCTGCACCACCGGCCCCGCCCTGGAGAACCGCGGCGAGGTCACCGCACCGCCCGGCGACAGCCACCACCTCACCATCGGCTCGGCCGGCTTCACCGAGAGCGACCTGCTCGCCCAGATGTACGCCCAGCTGCTGAACCGGGCCGGCTACCGGACCTCGATGATCACGGTCGCCAACCGGGAACTGTACGAACCGGCGCTGGAGTCCGGCCAGATCGACGTCGTGCCCGAGTACGCGGCCACCTTCGCCGACTGGCTGAACGCCAAGGCCCACGGCGCCGACGCCGAGCCCGTCGGCTCACCCGACCTCGGCAGGACGATGAAGGCGCTGCGCCGCCTGGCCGCACCCCGGGGTCTCACCGTCCTGCCGCCCGGCCGGGCCGTCGACCAGAACGCCTTCGCCGTACGCGCCGACTACGCCCGCGAACACCGCCTGCGGACCCTCGCCGACCTGGGCGCCTCGGGGCTGCGGGTGCGGCTCGCGGCGGGCGACGAGTGCGTCCGACGGCCGTACTGCGCACCGGGGTTGAAGAAGGTGTACGGCATCGACATCACCGGTGTCGATCCCAAGGGCGTCGGCACCACTCAGGCCAAGCGGGCCGTGCAGGAGGGCCGGGACCAGATGGTGCTGACCACCACCACGGACGCCACCCTGGACTCCTTCGGCCTGGTCCTGCTCGCCGACGACAGGCATCTGCAGAACGCCGACTACATCGTCCCGGTCGTCAACCGCGCGCGGGCGGGCAGCGAGAGCGTGGCGAAGGCGCTCGGCAAGCTCAACGACGTCCTCACCACGGCCGACCTGGCGGCAATGAACCAGCAGGTCGACAGCTGGCGCCGGCTGCCCGCCGACGTGGCCCGTACCTATCTGAAGGAGCAGGGCCTGCTGCGCTGA
- a CDS encoding ABC transporter permease: MTTPPHDCLARNDWICGAYLTTRRQILLDAVVQHVRLTALSVLIGLVVAVPLAVLARRWGWAAGPVLAVTTILYTIPSLAMFSLLLPVYGLSAGLVVAGLVLYSLTLLVRNILAGLRAVPEETRQAARGLGYGPVRLLLTVELPLALPAAMAGLRIAAVSAVSLVTVGAIVGFGGLGNLIYAGMNTYFKAQVLTASVLCVLIAVLADLLLLGVQRLITPWTRAGRS; encoded by the coding sequence GTGACCACCCCGCCGCACGACTGCCTCGCGCGCAACGACTGGATCTGCGGCGCCTACCTGACCACGCGCCGGCAGATCCTGCTCGACGCGGTCGTCCAGCACGTCCGGCTGACCGCCCTGTCGGTGCTCATCGGACTGGTCGTCGCCGTGCCGCTCGCGGTGCTGGCGCGCCGCTGGGGCTGGGCGGCCGGGCCCGTGCTCGCGGTGACGACGATCCTCTACACCATCCCGTCCCTGGCCATGTTCTCCCTGCTGCTGCCGGTCTACGGCCTGTCCGCCGGCCTCGTCGTCGCCGGACTGGTGCTGTATTCGCTCACCCTCCTGGTCCGGAACATCCTCGCGGGCCTGCGCGCGGTCCCGGAGGAGACCCGGCAGGCGGCGCGCGGCCTCGGCTACGGCCCGGTCCGGCTGCTGCTCACCGTGGAGCTGCCCCTCGCCCTGCCCGCCGCGATGGCCGGGCTGCGCATCGCCGCCGTCTCGGCGGTCTCCCTGGTCACGGTCGGCGCGATCGTCGGCTTCGGCGGCCTCGGGAACCTCATCTACGCGGGCATGAACACCTACTTCAAGGCGCAGGTGCTCACCGCGTCCGTGCTGTGCGTGCTGATCGCCGTCCTCGCCGACCTGCTGCTGCTCGGTGTGCAGCGGCTGATCACCCCCTGGACCCGGGCGGGCCGGTCATGA
- a CDS encoding LutC/YkgG family protein: MSSRERVLGRIRRALADVTPDGRPYEEAVGRGYLREHGHRTTEETVELLAENLADYRAIVHRADADDVRMLVMRLLARRGSQEMLVPPGLPPDWLAAADPVWIHDRAASTPQQLDRVGSVVTGCAVAIAETGTIVLDGSPDQGRRRISLIPDHHICVVRVPDQVVSSVPQALERLDPTRPLTWISGPSATSDIELDRVEGVHGPRTLEVILVSGAA; this comes from the coding sequence GTGAGCAGCAGGGAACGGGTGCTGGGCCGGATCCGGCGGGCGCTCGCCGATGTGACACCGGACGGGCGGCCGTACGAGGAGGCCGTGGGTCGGGGCTATCTGCGCGAGCACGGACACCGTACGACCGAGGAGACGGTGGAGCTGCTGGCCGAGAACCTGGCGGACTACCGGGCGATCGTGCACCGCGCCGACGCCGACGACGTGCGGATGCTCGTCATGCGGCTGCTCGCCCGGCGTGGCTCGCAGGAGATGCTGGTGCCGCCCGGGCTGCCGCCGGACTGGCTGGCCGCCGCCGACCCGGTGTGGATCCACGACCGGGCGGCGAGCACGCCGCAGCAACTGGACCGGGTGGGCAGTGTGGTGACGGGGTGTGCGGTGGCGATCGCCGAGACCGGCACGATCGTCCTGGACGGCTCCCCCGACCAGGGCCGGCGCCGCATCTCGCTGATCCCGGACCACCACATCTGTGTCGTACGCGTCCCCGACCAGGTCGTCTCCTCCGTGCCGCAGGCCCTCGAACGGCTCGATCCGACGCGCCCGTTGACGTGGATCTCTGGTCCGTCGGCCACCAGTGACATCGAGCTGGACCGGGTGGAGGGGGTGCACGGTCCGCGCACGCTGGAGGTGATCCTGGTCAGTGGGGCCGCATGA